Proteins from a genomic interval of Cupriavidus sp. WKF15:
- a CDS encoding efflux RND transporter periplasmic adaptor subunit: MPDPDLSRLKIDRGPLTAPSRRRRWLPYIAIAVVLAAAAAVTFKLASPTAVETVTVSSAYPSQNYTLLNATGYVVPQRKAAVASKAQGRLEWLGVLEGSRVKKGEIIARIESRDVDATLAQSTAQVKVAQANLELQLAELRDADVNLRRDEQLLGPKAISVQQYDADLARFRKAQASVANSRAAIVSAQASARAAQVAVDQTVIRAPFDGVVLVKHANVGDNITPFSSASDTKGAVVTIADMDTLEVEADVAESNIAKIRADQPCLMLLDALPDVRFAGQVSRIVPTVDRSKATVLVKVRFVDRDARVLPDMSAKIAFLSKPLPEQDRKPVVAVQPAAIATRDGRKVVFVIRDGKAHETAVTTGERIGELVAVSGVAAGATVVLAPADKLRDGASVTAKKK; this comes from the coding sequence TTGCCCGATCCCGACCTCTCCAGGCTGAAAATCGACCGCGGCCCACTCACCGCACCTTCGCGGCGGCGCCGCTGGCTTCCGTATATCGCCATCGCGGTGGTGCTGGCCGCGGCGGCCGCCGTCACCTTCAAGCTGGCCAGCCCCACGGCAGTGGAAACCGTGACGGTCTCATCGGCCTATCCCTCCCAGAACTACACCCTGCTCAACGCTACCGGCTACGTCGTGCCCCAGCGCAAGGCGGCTGTCGCTTCGAAGGCGCAGGGCAGGTTGGAATGGCTGGGTGTGCTGGAGGGCTCCCGCGTGAAGAAGGGCGAGATCATCGCCCGCATCGAAAGCCGCGACGTGGACGCCACGCTCGCGCAGTCGACCGCGCAGGTGAAGGTCGCGCAGGCCAATCTGGAGCTGCAACTTGCCGAGCTCCGCGACGCGGATGTGAACCTGCGCCGCGACGAACAGCTGCTGGGCCCGAAGGCGATCTCCGTCCAGCAGTACGACGCCGACCTGGCCCGCTTCAGGAAGGCGCAGGCCTCGGTCGCCAATTCGCGCGCGGCGATCGTGTCGGCGCAGGCCAGTGCGCGGGCCGCCCAGGTGGCTGTCGACCAGACCGTGATCCGCGCGCCGTTCGACGGCGTGGTGCTGGTCAAGCATGCCAACGTCGGCGACAACATCACGCCGTTCTCGTCGGCGTCCGACACCAAGGGCGCGGTCGTGACCATTGCCGACATGGATACGCTGGAAGTCGAGGCGGATGTCGCCGAATCCAATATCGCGAAGATCCGCGCGGACCAGCCTTGCCTGATGCTGCTCGACGCGCTGCCCGATGTCCGCTTCGCGGGCCAGGTGTCGCGCATCGTGCCGACGGTCGACCGCTCCAAGGCGACCGTGCTGGTCAAGGTGCGCTTTGTCGACCGCGACGCGCGCGTGCTGCCCGATATGAGCGCCAAGATCGCGTTCCTGTCCAAACCGCTGCCCGAGCAGGACCGCAAGCCCGTCGTGGCCGTGCAGCCCGCTGCCATTGCCACGCGCGACGGGCGCAAGGTGGTGTTCGTGATCCGCGACGGCAAGGCGCATGAGACGGCAGTGACGACCGGCGAGCGCATCGGCGAACTGGTGGCCGTCAGTGGCGTGGCCGCCGGAGCTACGGTGGTGCTGGCGCCGGCCGACAAGCTGCGCGACGGCGCCAGCGTCACGGCGAAGAAGAAGTAA
- a CDS encoding ABC transporter ATP-binding protein: MQTVPVLTDITLDIAEGDFIALMGPSGSGKSTLLNLIAGIDRPDSGELLVAGQDITHLAESELAAWRAANVGFIFQFYNLMPVLTAFENVELPLMLTRLSRQERRARVEMVLGMVNLADRMSHYPSELSGGQQQRVAIARALITDPVLIVADEPTGDLDRNAAADILAMLQRLNREAGKTIIMVTHDAHAANAARSLLHLEKGELNHGNSA, translated from the coding sequence ATGCAGACCGTGCCGGTGCTGACCGATATCACGCTCGATATTGCCGAGGGCGACTTCATTGCGCTGATGGGGCCGTCGGGCTCGGGCAAGAGCACGCTGCTCAATCTGATCGCGGGCATCGACCGGCCCGACAGCGGCGAACTGCTGGTGGCGGGGCAAGACATTACCCATCTGGCGGAGTCGGAGCTTGCCGCCTGGCGCGCGGCCAACGTCGGTTTTATCTTCCAGTTCTACAACCTGATGCCGGTGCTCACCGCCTTCGAGAACGTGGAGCTGCCGCTGATGCTCACGCGCCTGTCGCGCCAGGAGCGGCGCGCGCGCGTGGAGATGGTGCTCGGCATGGTGAACCTGGCCGACCGCATGAGCCACTATCCGTCGGAACTGTCCGGCGGGCAGCAGCAGCGCGTGGCCATTGCCCGCGCACTAATCACCGACCCGGTGCTGATCGTGGCCGACGAACCCACGGGCGACCTCGACCGGAACGCCGCCGCGGACATCCTGGCGATGCTCCAGCGGCTGAACCGCGAGGCCGGCAAGACCATCATCATGGTCACGCACGACGCGCATGCCGCCAACGCGGCGCGCTCGCTCTTGCACCTCGAGAAAGGGGAACTGAACCATGGCAACAGCGCCTGA
- a CDS encoding ABC transporter permease has translation MFVLKLIARNALRHKLRTALTVTGLVVAVLAYGLLQTVVDAWYAGAAAASSGRLVTRNAISLVFPLPLSYESRIRGVDGVTLVARSNWFGGVYRDPKNFFAQFAVSDNYLDLYPEFVVTAQQRADYQRDRKGCLIGRQLADQYGFKVGDVIPIKGTIYTGTWDFIVRGIMEGRDESTITRHMVFHWEYLNETVRKRSPKQADQVGVYILDIDNPDNAAAISRGVDAVFRNSLAETLTETEQAFQLGFVAMSNQIIAAIRVVSYVVILIIMAVMANAMAMSARERTTEYATLKALGFGPGFLALLMFGESMFICLVGGGIGMLATPPMAAIFKQAVGGVFPVFTVSRQTMWMQAACALAVALVAAVVPAVQAARVRIVEGLRAIG, from the coding sequence ATGTTCGTGCTCAAGCTGATTGCCCGCAACGCGCTGCGCCACAAGCTGCGCACCGCGCTGACCGTGACCGGGCTGGTGGTCGCGGTGCTGGCCTACGGGCTGCTGCAGACCGTGGTGGACGCCTGGTACGCGGGTGCGGCCGCGGCTTCGAGCGGGCGGCTGGTGACGCGCAACGCGATCTCGCTGGTGTTCCCGCTGCCGCTCAGCTATGAAAGCCGCATCCGCGGCGTGGACGGCGTGACGCTGGTAGCGCGCTCCAACTGGTTCGGCGGCGTCTACCGCGATCCCAAGAACTTCTTCGCGCAGTTCGCCGTCTCGGACAACTACCTCGACCTGTACCCCGAGTTCGTCGTCACGGCGCAGCAGCGCGCCGATTACCAGCGCGACCGCAAGGGCTGCCTGATCGGGCGGCAGCTCGCGGACCAGTACGGCTTCAAGGTCGGCGACGTGATTCCCATCAAGGGCACGATCTATACGGGCACGTGGGACTTCATCGTGCGCGGCATCATGGAGGGGCGTGATGAAAGCACCATCACGCGCCACATGGTGTTCCACTGGGAATACCTGAACGAGACCGTGCGCAAGCGCTCGCCGAAGCAGGCCGACCAGGTCGGCGTGTACATCCTGGACATCGACAACCCCGACAACGCCGCCGCGATCTCGCGCGGCGTGGATGCGGTGTTCCGCAATTCGCTGGCCGAGACGCTCACCGAGACCGAGCAGGCGTTCCAGCTGGGCTTCGTGGCCATGTCGAACCAGATCATCGCGGCCATCCGCGTGGTGTCCTACGTGGTGATCCTGATCATCATGGCCGTGATGGCCAACGCGATGGCGATGAGCGCGCGCGAACGCACCACGGAGTACGCCACGCTCAAGGCGCTCGGTTTCGGGCCCGGCTTCCTGGCGCTGCTGATGTTCGGCGAATCGATGTTCATCTGCCTGGTGGGCGGTGGCATCGGCATGCTGGCCACGCCGCCGATGGCCGCGATATTCAAGCAGGCGGTCGGCGGCGTGTTCCCGGTGTTCACCGTGTCGCGCCAGACCATGTGGATGCAGGCGGCCTGCGCGCTGGCCGTGGCGCTCGTCGCCGCCGTGGTGCCGGCCGTGCAGGCGGCGCGCGTGCGCATCGTGGAAGGCCTGCGGGCCATCGGCTAG
- a CDS encoding ABC transporter permease: protein MAIPFSYIARNLWARRLTTALTAGGLALVVFVFATMLMLDAGLKRTLVTTGEPDNVVMIRKGAETEVQSGISRDQASIMEMHPSVAMDGNGRPMASKEAVVLISLTKRGSDTPANVVIRGVSPKGLGLRPQIRLVAGRTFRPGSSEIIVGSSVARGFTGAQLGGRLRFAQRDWTIVGVFDAGGSGFDSEIWGDADQLMQSFRRTSYSSMVVRLSRPEAFARLRADIDVDPRLTAEAKSEQAFYSDQSKALSTFINILGLTLSTIFSIAAMIGAMITMYASVANRVAEIGTLRALGFRRTNVLAAFLVEALLLGLAGGVAGLCCAALMQFASFSTTNFQTFADLSFRFILTPGIVAKTLGFSMAMGLVGGFLPALRAARMNIVDALRAR from the coding sequence ATGGCGATCCCGTTCAGCTACATCGCGCGCAACCTGTGGGCCCGGCGCCTGACCACGGCGCTGACGGCCGGCGGCCTTGCGCTGGTGGTGTTCGTGTTTGCCACCATGCTGATGCTTGACGCGGGGCTCAAGCGCACGCTCGTCACCACCGGCGAGCCGGACAATGTGGTCATGATCCGCAAGGGCGCAGAGACTGAGGTGCAGAGCGGCATCAGCCGCGACCAGGCCAGCATCATGGAGATGCACCCGTCGGTGGCGATGGACGGCAACGGCCGGCCCATGGCCTCGAAAGAAGCGGTGGTGCTGATCTCGCTGACCAAGCGCGGGTCGGATACGCCTGCCAATGTCGTGATCCGCGGCGTGTCGCCGAAGGGCCTGGGATTGCGGCCGCAGATCCGGCTGGTGGCGGGGCGCACGTTCCGGCCGGGCTCGTCGGAGATCATCGTGGGCAGCAGCGTGGCCCGCGGCTTCACCGGGGCGCAGCTTGGCGGGCGCCTGCGCTTTGCCCAGCGCGACTGGACCATCGTCGGCGTGTTCGACGCGGGCGGCAGCGGCTTCGATTCGGAGATCTGGGGCGACGCCGACCAGCTCATGCAGTCGTTCCGCCGCACCAGCTATTCGTCGATGGTGGTGCGGCTGTCGCGGCCGGAAGCCTTTGCGCGCCTGCGCGCCGACATCGACGTCGACCCGCGCCTGACCGCCGAGGCCAAGAGCGAGCAGGCCTTCTACAGCGACCAGTCCAAGGCGCTGTCGACGTTCATCAACATCCTGGGCCTGACGCTGTCGACGATCTTCTCGATCGCGGCGATGATTGGCGCGATGATCACCATGTATGCGTCGGTGGCCAACCGTGTTGCGGAGATCGGCACGCTGCGCGCGTTGGGTTTCCGGCGCACCAACGTGCTGGCCGCATTCCTGGTCGAGGCGCTGCTGCTCGGGCTGGCCGGCGGCGTGGCCGGGCTCTGCTGTGCGGCGCTGATGCAGTTTGCGTCGTTTTCCACGACCAACTTCCAGACGTTCGCGGACCTGTCGTTCCGCTTTATCCTGACGCCGGGCATTGTGGCAAAGACGCTCGGGTTCTCGATGGCGATGGGCCTGGTCGGCGGCTTTCTGCCGGCGCTGCGCGCGGCCCGCATGAACATCGTCGATGCGCTGCGGGCGCGCTGA
- a CDS encoding aromatic acid/H+ symport family MFS transporter, whose amino-acid sequence MPASQRINISAFIDRHPLSAFQVMIVVLCFLIVAIDGFDTAAIGFIAPAIRAEWQLTPAHLAPLFGAGLGGLMAGAFLFGPLADRFGRKSVLVFSVLFFGLASLASAWSGELWELIALRFLTGLGLGGAMPNTITLTSEFCPEKRRSFLVTTMFCGFTLGSALGGLASAGLIEAYGWRSVLVVGGVLPLALSVLLALLLPESVRYLVMAGRAPERIAATLQRIAPQADLRGATFTVAETRSTSSPVRHLFKPELVRGTLLFWLTFFMSLLVIYLLSSWLPTLLRGTGLSLRTAALVTTMFQVGGTLGAIVLGWLMDRFNPHYVLAVSYALAGVFVAAIGSLADTPALASVAVFFAGFCVSGSQVGANALSAGFYPTDCRATGVSWANGVGRLGSVVGSVGGATMLSLGLGMPTLFVLIGVPALLAGGTMLTLGLARRAPAPQEFAAS is encoded by the coding sequence ATGCCTGCCAGCCAGAGAATCAATATTTCTGCGTTCATCGACCGCCATCCGCTATCGGCGTTCCAGGTCATGATCGTGGTGCTGTGCTTCCTGATCGTCGCCATCGACGGCTTCGACACCGCCGCGATCGGCTTCATCGCGCCGGCCATCCGCGCCGAATGGCAGCTGACGCCGGCACACCTGGCCCCGCTGTTCGGCGCCGGGCTCGGCGGCCTGATGGCCGGTGCCTTCCTGTTCGGCCCGCTGGCCGATCGCTTCGGCCGCAAGAGCGTGCTGGTGTTCTCGGTGCTGTTCTTCGGCCTGGCCAGCCTCGCATCGGCGTGGTCGGGCGAGCTGTGGGAACTGATCGCGCTGCGCTTCCTGACCGGCCTTGGCCTGGGCGGCGCCATGCCCAATACCATCACGCTGACGTCCGAGTTCTGTCCGGAAAAGCGCCGCTCGTTCCTGGTCACGACCATGTTCTGCGGCTTCACGCTCGGCTCCGCGCTGGGCGGGCTGGCCTCTGCCGGGCTGATCGAAGCCTACGGCTGGCGCTCGGTGCTGGTGGTCGGCGGCGTGCTGCCGCTGGCGTTGTCAGTGCTGCTGGCGCTGCTGCTGCCGGAGTCCGTGCGCTACCTGGTGATGGCAGGCCGCGCGCCGGAACGCATCGCCGCCACGCTGCAGCGCATTGCCCCGCAGGCCGACCTGCGCGGCGCGACCTTTACCGTGGCCGAGACGCGCAGCACCAGTTCTCCGGTGCGGCACCTGTTCAAGCCTGAACTGGTGCGCGGCACGCTGCTGTTCTGGCTGACCTTCTTCATGAGCCTGCTGGTGATCTACCTGCTCTCGAGCTGGCTGCCGACCCTGCTGCGCGGCACCGGCCTGTCGCTGCGCACCGCGGCGCTGGTCACCACCATGTTCCAGGTCGGCGGCACGCTCGGCGCCATCGTGCTGGGCTGGCTGATGGACCGCTTCAACCCGCACTACGTGCTGGCCGTCAGCTACGCGCTGGCCGGCGTGTTCGTCGCCGCTATCGGCAGTCTCGCCGATACGCCTGCGCTGGCCAGTGTCGCGGTGTTCTTCGCGGGCTTCTGCGTATCGGGGTCGCAGGTCGGCGCCAACGCGCTGTCGGCAGGCTTCTACCCGACTGACTGCCGCGCCACGGGCGTGAGCTGGGCCAACGGCGTGGGCCGTCTCGGTTCGGTGGTCGGCTCCGTCGGCGGTGCCACCATGCTGTCGCTGGGACTGGGCATGCCCACGCTGTTCGTGCTGATCGGCGTGCCCGCGCTGCTCGCCGGCGGCACCATGCTGACGCTCGGGCTGGCGCGGCGCGCGCCTGCGCCCCAGGAGTTTGCCGCGAGCTGA
- a CDS encoding 3-hydroxybenzoate 6-monooxygenase: MNTPQDTGRKVLIIGGGIGGLAAALALARKGIRIELLEQAEQIGEIGAGIQLAANAFAAMDALGVGEAARGRAVFTDYLSLRDAIDTHEIARVDVGTPYRERFGNPYAVIHRADIHLSILEAVQDHPLISFRTATRVEKLEQDERGVTVIDQRGERHHADAVVGCDGVKSAIREALIGDAPRVTGHVVYRAVVEVDNMPKDLRVNAPVVWAGPNCHLVHYPLRGGQQYNLVVTFHSREQETWGVREGSKEEVLSYFDGIHALPHQMLDRPTSWKRWATADRDPVERWSFGRATILGDAAHPMTQYVAQGACQALEDAVTLGTAVEAAGNDFEAAFKLYEQARIPRTARVLYAARDMGRVYHAKGVDRMVRNTLWTGRTQAQYYDALQWLHGWRAERCLSPTPWL, encoded by the coding sequence ATGAACACACCACAAGACACGGGGCGCAAAGTCCTGATCATCGGCGGCGGCATCGGCGGCCTGGCCGCGGCGCTGGCGCTCGCGCGCAAGGGCATTCGCATCGAGCTGCTGGAGCAGGCCGAGCAGATCGGCGAGATCGGCGCAGGCATCCAGCTCGCAGCCAACGCCTTCGCGGCCATGGACGCGCTCGGCGTGGGCGAGGCCGCGCGCGGCCGGGCGGTCTTCACCGACTACCTGAGCCTGCGCGACGCGATCGACACGCACGAGATCGCCCGCGTCGATGTCGGCACGCCCTACCGCGAGCGCTTCGGCAACCCGTATGCGGTGATCCACCGCGCGGACATCCACCTGTCGATCCTGGAGGCCGTGCAGGACCACCCGCTGATCAGCTTCCGCACCGCCACGCGCGTCGAGAAGCTGGAGCAGGACGAGCGCGGCGTCACCGTCATCGACCAGCGCGGCGAACGCCACCATGCCGATGCCGTGGTCGGCTGCGACGGCGTCAAGTCCGCCATCCGCGAGGCGCTGATCGGCGACGCGCCGCGCGTGACCGGCCACGTCGTGTATCGCGCGGTGGTCGAGGTCGACAACATGCCGAAGGACCTGCGGGTCAACGCGCCCGTGGTCTGGGCCGGCCCGAACTGCCACCTGGTGCACTACCCGCTGCGCGGCGGCCAGCAGTACAACCTGGTCGTGACCTTCCACAGCCGCGAGCAGGAGACCTGGGGCGTGCGCGAAGGCAGCAAGGAAGAAGTGCTGTCGTACTTCGACGGCATCCACGCGCTGCCGCACCAGATGCTGGATCGCCCGACCTCATGGAAGCGCTGGGCCACGGCCGACCGCGATCCGGTGGAACGCTGGAGCTTCGGCCGCGCGACCATCCTGGGCGATGCCGCGCACCCGATGACGCAATACGTCGCGCAGGGCGCCTGCCAGGCGCTCGAAGATGCTGTCACGCTGGGCACCGCGGTGGAAGCGGCCGGCAATGACTTCGAAGCGGCGTTCAAGCTGTACGAACAGGCGCGCATCCCGCGCACCGCACGCGTGCTCTACGCCGCGCGCGACATGGGCCGCGTGTACCACGCCAAGGGTGTCGACCGTATGGTGCGCAACACGCTGTGGACCGGCCGCACGCAGGCGCAGTACTACGACGCGCTGCAGTGGCTGCACGGCTGGCGTGCCGAACGCTGCCTGAGCCCGACGCCCTGGCTCTGA
- the maiA gene encoding maleylacetoacetate isomerase has translation MQLYSFFNSSTSYRVRIALALKGLPFETLPVNIRTGQHREAEYVQGINPSASVPALVDGEFTLGQSLAIMDYVDARFPEPRLLPQDSEQRARVLELASLIACDIHPVNNLRVLRYLQDVLKVTPEQKDAWYRHWIDEGMAGVERLLALHGKGPWCFGDSPTLADVTLVPQVANAQRMGCDLSAYPRALAVYAHASAHPAFAKAAPTQQPDYTA, from the coding sequence ATGCAGCTCTATAGTTTCTTCAACAGCTCCACGTCCTACCGCGTGCGCATTGCGCTGGCGCTCAAGGGCCTACCCTTCGAGACCCTGCCGGTCAACATCCGCACCGGCCAGCACCGCGAGGCGGAGTACGTGCAGGGCATCAACCCGTCCGCCTCGGTGCCCGCGCTGGTGGACGGCGAATTCACGCTCGGACAGTCGCTCGCGATCATGGACTACGTCGATGCGCGCTTCCCGGAACCGCGCCTGCTGCCGCAGGACTCGGAGCAGCGCGCGCGCGTGCTGGAACTGGCCAGCCTGATCGCCTGCGACATCCACCCGGTCAACAACCTGCGCGTGCTGCGCTACCTGCAGGATGTGCTGAAGGTGACGCCGGAACAGAAGGACGCCTGGTACCGCCACTGGATCGACGAAGGCATGGCCGGCGTCGAACGCCTGCTCGCGCTGCACGGCAAGGGCCCGTGGTGCTTTGGCGACAGCCCGACTCTCGCCGACGTCACGCTGGTGCCCCAGGTCGCCAACGCCCAGCGCATGGGCTGCGACCTGTCGGCCTACCCGCGCGCCCTGGCGGTGTATGCGCACGCCAGCGCACACCCCGCCTTCGCCAAGGCGGCGCCCACGCAGCAACCGGACTACACGGCCTGA
- a CDS encoding fumarylacetoacetate hydrolase family protein: protein MSYVFTPPATVAIPVAGTDDQFAVRRVYCVGRNYAAHAREMGFDPDREPPFFFCKPADAIVPVADGQTLELPYPAQTQNYHYEAELVAVIGKAGADIPVEQALEHVWGYAVGLDMTRRDLQMKMREMGRPWEIGKAFDASAPIAPIHRASDIGHPQQAAIWLAVNGQDKQRSNVTHLIWSVAETVAYLSQFFRLEPGDVIFTGTPEGVGAVKTGDTMVTGVEGLGELKVRVV from the coding sequence ATGTCCTACGTCTTCACGCCTCCCGCCACCGTCGCCATTCCCGTCGCCGGCACCGATGACCAGTTCGCCGTGCGCCGCGTCTACTGCGTGGGCCGCAACTATGCCGCCCATGCGCGCGAAATGGGCTTCGACCCCGACCGCGAGCCACCGTTCTTCTTCTGCAAGCCGGCCGACGCCATCGTGCCCGTGGCAGACGGCCAGACGCTGGAGCTGCCCTACCCGGCGCAGACGCAGAACTACCACTACGAAGCCGAACTGGTGGCCGTGATCGGCAAGGCCGGCGCCGATATCCCGGTCGAGCAGGCGCTCGAGCACGTGTGGGGCTACGCCGTGGGCCTGGACATGACCCGCCGCGACCTGCAGATGAAGATGCGCGAGATGGGCCGCCCGTGGGAAATCGGCAAGGCCTTCGACGCGTCCGCGCCGATCGCGCCGATCCACCGCGCCAGCGATATCGGCCACCCGCAGCAGGCAGCGATCTGGCTGGCCGTCAATGGCCAGGACAAGCAGCGCAGCAATGTCACGCACCTGATCTGGTCGGTGGCCGAAACGGTGGCCTACCTGTCGCAGTTCTTCCGCCTGGAACCGGGCGACGTGATCTTCACCGGCACCCCGGAAGGCGTGGGCGCGGTCAAGACCGGCGACACCATGGTGACCGGCGTGGAAGGTCTCGGCGAACTCAAGGTCCGCGTGGTCTGA
- the gtdA gene encoding gentisate 1,2-dioxygenase: MSDHTPDPARTAYYEQIGRCHMTPLWESLHSLVPPQPRPQIVPAIWKYDALRPLVMQAGEVISAEEAVRRVLILENPGLPGKSSITSTLYAGLQLILPGEIAPSHRHTQSALRFIVEGKGAWTAVNGERTTMHPGDFIITPSWTWHDHGNPSLEDSGEPVVWLDGLDIPLVQQFDAGFAENYPESQQPVTRAEGDSFARFGQNMMPVRHKVTDPTSPVFSYPYDRSREALDQLYRNGELDAWDGVKLRYVNPATGGWPMPTIATFMQYLPAGFQGKTYRSTDATVYSVVEGRGTVRIGDAQFQFEPRDVFVAPSWAPVQLGAMEDAVLFSYSDRPVLSALNLLREART, translated from the coding sequence ATGTCCGACCATACGCCTGATCCCGCACGCACCGCCTATTACGAGCAAATCGGCCGCTGCCACATGACACCACTGTGGGAATCGCTGCACAGCCTGGTGCCGCCCCAGCCGCGCCCGCAGATCGTCCCGGCTATCTGGAAGTACGACGCCCTGCGCCCGCTGGTCATGCAGGCCGGCGAGGTCATCAGCGCCGAAGAGGCGGTGCGCCGCGTGCTGATTCTGGAGAACCCGGGACTGCCGGGCAAGTCGAGCATCACGTCGACGCTCTACGCCGGCCTGCAACTGATCCTGCCGGGCGAGATCGCGCCGAGTCACCGCCATACGCAGTCGGCGCTGCGCTTCATCGTCGAAGGCAAGGGCGCCTGGACCGCCGTCAATGGCGAGCGGACCACCATGCATCCGGGCGACTTCATCATCACGCCGTCGTGGACCTGGCACGACCACGGCAACCCGAGCCTCGAGGACAGCGGCGAGCCGGTGGTGTGGCTGGACGGCCTCGACATCCCGCTGGTGCAGCAGTTCGACGCCGGCTTTGCCGAGAACTACCCCGAGTCCCAGCAACCCGTCACGCGCGCCGAGGGCGACAGCTTTGCGCGCTTCGGCCAGAACATGATGCCGGTGCGCCACAAGGTCACCGACCCGACCTCGCCGGTCTTCAGCTATCCGTACGACCGCTCGCGCGAGGCGCTCGACCAGCTCTACCGCAACGGTGAACTCGATGCGTGGGACGGCGTGAAGCTGCGCTACGTCAACCCGGCCACGGGCGGCTGGCCGATGCCCACCATCGCCACCTTCATGCAGTACCTGCCGGCCGGCTTCCAGGGCAAGACCTACCGCAGCACCGACGCCACCGTCTACAGCGTGGTGGAAGGCCGCGGCACAGTGCGCATCGGCGATGCCCAGTTCCAGTTCGAGCCGCGCGACGTGTTCGTGGCGCCGTCATGGGCGCCGGTGCAGCTTGGCGCGATGGAAGACGCGGTGCTGTTCAGCTACTCCGACCGCCCCGTGCTGTCGGCGCTGAACCTGCTGCGCGAAGCGCGCACCTGA
- a CDS encoding LysR substrate-binding domain-containing protein, with amino-acid sequence MDWTQRLRLRNLQMLLSLAETGNMSQSAALLNTTQPGLSKWLKDLEDDIGLPLFERQARGLQPTPYGESLIEHARRIAAQLDTARDDLAAMREGGSGLVVVGTSGASAADTVPLAVLLLLQRMPRAQVRVVETTMDRLMNQLAHNELDIVVGRSAPELQDAQTVGESLYLEPIHFVARPRHPLATQEAVTWDALHGYRWVVWPRGTPIRNALEAALASAGRPLPPDCVESNSTVLNLTLLNNSDMIGLASHRTARRLEAMGALRIVPLRLAGFGSVSMYWREDTIKRSAVAAMLDSLRRAADRDVPDAVVSAP; translated from the coding sequence ATGGACTGGACCCAGCGACTGCGCTTGCGCAACTTGCAGATGCTTCTCAGCCTGGCCGAGACCGGCAACATGAGCCAGTCCGCGGCGCTGCTCAATACGACCCAGCCCGGGCTTTCCAAGTGGCTCAAGGACCTCGAGGACGACATCGGGCTGCCGCTGTTCGAGCGCCAGGCACGCGGGCTGCAGCCCACACCGTATGGCGAGTCGCTGATCGAGCACGCGCGCCGCATTGCCGCGCAGCTCGACACCGCGCGCGACGACCTTGCCGCCATGCGCGAAGGCGGCAGCGGGCTGGTGGTGGTCGGCACGTCGGGGGCATCGGCGGCCGACACCGTGCCGCTGGCGGTGCTGCTTCTGTTGCAGCGCATGCCGCGCGCGCAGGTGCGGGTGGTCGAAACGACCATGGACCGGCTCATGAACCAGCTTGCGCACAATGAGCTGGATATCGTGGTGGGGCGTTCCGCGCCCGAGCTGCAGGACGCGCAGACCGTTGGCGAATCGCTCTACCTCGAGCCGATCCATTTCGTCGCGCGTCCGCGCCATCCGCTGGCCACGCAGGAGGCGGTAACGTGGGACGCGCTGCACGGCTACCGCTGGGTGGTATGGCCGCGCGGCACCCCGATCCGCAATGCGCTGGAGGCCGCACTGGCCAGCGCCGGCCGGCCGTTGCCGCCGGACTGCGTGGAGTCGAACTCCACCGTGCTGAACCTCACGCTGCTCAACAACAGCGACATGATCGGCCTGGCCTCGCACCGGACCGCGCGCCGGCTGGAAGCGATGGGCGCACTGCGCATCGTGCCGCTGCGGCTGGCCGGTTTTGGTTCGGTGTCGATGTACTGGCGGGAGGACACGATCAAGCGCTCGGCGGTCGCGGCCATGCTCGACAGCCTGCGGCGCGCGGCCGACCGGGACGTGCCGGACGCCGTCGTCTCCGCGCCTTGA
- a CDS encoding RidA family protein — protein sequence MEFLNSGKVLPAGLPFSEAVRIGNVLYLSGQLGIVPGSTRLVPGGIREEAKQALMNIRTTLEAHGVTMRDVAKCTIMLADIGEWQVFNEVYKEFFEAPYPVRSALGANGLALGARVEVECLVVIGGA from the coding sequence ATGGAGTTCCTGAATTCCGGCAAGGTCCTGCCAGCAGGACTGCCATTTTCCGAAGCGGTCCGCATCGGGAATGTGCTCTACCTGTCAGGCCAGTTGGGCATCGTGCCCGGCAGCACGCGGCTCGTTCCGGGTGGCATTCGCGAAGAAGCGAAACAGGCCTTGATGAATATCCGCACCACGCTGGAGGCGCATGGCGTGACGATGCGGGATGTGGCCAAGTGCACGATCATGCTGGCGGATATTGGGGAGTGGCAGGTTTTTAATGAGGTTTATAAGGAGTTCTTCGAGGCTCCTTATCCGGTCCGGAGCGCGCTTGGCGCCAATGGACTGGCGTTGGGGGCTAGGGTGGAGGTGGAGTGTTTGGTGGTGATTGGGGGGGCGTAG